A genomic stretch from Penicillium digitatum chromosome 4, complete sequence includes:
- a CDS encoding Double-strand-break repair protein rad21: MFYSETLLSKTGPLARVWLSANIERKLSKSHILQSDIESSVNAIVDQGQAPMALRLSGQLLLGVVRIYSRKARYLLDDCNEALMKIKMAFRLTNNNDLTSTVVAPGGITLPDVLTESDLFTNLDTSLLFPQTLDLEPAAKRPGGVDFGSQFLPDSSFRRSVSQEPARLEDPSLVDLDLGEDELPLGNDPTMEIGRDAPAPRPVEEDLFNDAGKFNDDDDLGLDLGDDDALDKMDLGDDVHNNLNDLLPDAPMDFNNDDDFGGGETPRAADNRFERDSESPLSDAGSDQMNQLEEEFNRGVSATPDAVSAQQGRRTKRQKLMELDKQVSISSSKFKDQQNNRSSILKPASFLPRDPVLLTLITRQQNGTFVSSVFGEDRGRGWAPELRGMLSLDSVKKAGELKRKRDSGISDMDVAAVDIPALELGDEEAIVPIDEGIALDMTLNQRSEIEFPGDDVDPVLHLSDDEGNNQAMDELDDTMAHPVDTEPVSMGTKHAVHILREKLGNSASEQKKSVLFQDLLPEQRSSKADATKMFFEVLVLATKDAVKVDQVAKSIGGPLQITSKQGLWGSWAEENASGAMSQLSQAL, translated from the exons ATGTTCTACTCCGAGACCCTTCTGTCCAAAACCGGGCCGCTGGCTCGCGTTTGGCTGTCGGCTAACATCGAACGCAAACTTTCAAAATCGCATATCCTGCAGTCGGATATTGAGAGCAGTGTCAATGCTATTGTTGATCAGGGTCAAGCTCCTATGGCTCTGCGATTGAGTGGCCAACTGCTGCTAGGTGTGGTTCGAATTTACAGCCGCAAGGCTCGCTACCTCCTCGACGATTGCAATGAAGCTCTTATGAAAATTAAAATG GCTTTCCGTCTCACAAATAACAATGACTTGACTTCGACTGTCGTCGCCCCAGGTGGCATTACTCTTCCTGATGTGCTCACTGAATCTGATCTTTTCACCAACCTCGATACGTCTCTGCTTTTCCCTCAAACCCTCGACTTGGAGCCTGCTGCCAAGCGCCCTGGTGGCGTGGACTTCGGAAGCCAATTCCTCCCTGACAGCAGCTTCCGCCGCTCTGTTTCTCAGGAACCCGCACGTCTTGAGGACCCTTCCCTTGTTGATCTTGACTTGGGCGAGGATGAATTGCCCCTTGGAAATGACCCCACTATGGAAATTGGTCGAGATGCTCCCGCGCCTCGTCCCGTGGAGGAAGATCTTTTCAACGACGCTGGAAAATTCAATGACGACGACGATCTGGGATTGGACCttggagatgatgatgctCTCGACAAGATGGACCTTGGCGATGATGTCCACAACAATCTGAATGACCTACTCCCAGACGCTCCCATGGACTTCAACAACGATGACGACTTTGGTGGTGGCGAGACGCCCCGTGCTGCCGACAACCGATTCGAGCGTGACTCTGAAAGCCCCCTTTCCGATGCTGGATCCGATCAGATGAATCAGTTGGAAGAGGAATTTAACCGGGGTGTATCTGCAACCCCTGATGCTGTTAGCGCCCAGCAGGGTCGGCGTACCAAGCGCCAGAAGCTTATGGAACTCGACAAACAAGTCTCAATCTCCAGCTCCAAATTCAAGGACCAGCAAAATAATCGCTCTTCGATTTTGAAACCTGCATCATTCTTGCCTCGCGACCCCGTCCTGCTCACCCTTATAACCCGCCAGCAGAATGGTACATTTGTGTCTAGTGTGTTTGGCGAGGATCGTGGGCGCGGATGGGCACCCGAGCTGCGCGGCATGCTCTCTTTGGATTCCGTTAAGAAGGCCGGTGAACTGAAGCGCAAGCGCGATAGTGGGATTTCCGATATGGATGTGGCTGCCGTTGACATTCCTGCCCTGGAGCTTGGTGACGAGGAAGCCATCGTCCCGATCGACGAGGGGATTGCTCTCGATATGACTTTAAACCAGCGCTCTGAGATTGAGTTCCCTGGAGATGACGTAGATCCTGTCTTGCATTTGAGTGACGACGAAGGCAACAACCAGGCCATGGACGAGTTGGACGATACCATGGCGCACCCTGTGGATACCGAGCCGGTCTCAATGGGCACCAAGCACGCTGTGCACATTCTCCGCGAGAAGCTTGGCAACTCAGCCTCTGAGCAGAAGAAGAGCGTGCTGTTCCAGGATCTCCTTCCCGAGCAGCGGTCCAGCAAGGCTGACGCCACCAAGATGTTTTTCGAAGTTTTGGTGCTGGCCACCAAAGACGCTGTTAAGGTTGACCAGGTTGCTAAGTCTATTGGTGGTCCCCTCCAGATCACTAGCAAGCAGGGACTTTGGGGCTCGTGGGCCGAGGAGAACGCTTCTGGTGCCATGAGCCAGCTCAGTCAGGCTTTGTAG
- a CDS encoding Calcium/mangenease P-type ATPase, putative yields the protein MSRSATPSLSLRDASSADFLRPPSTTPMTGRPNAPSLTSTSTYSWLEPHETAERLRTSLLHGLTPAEAEIRLARDGPNELPHDEPEPIWLRFLKQFKETLILLLLGSAAISFVMGNYDDAISITLAVTIVVTVGFVQEYRSEKSLEALSRLVPHYAHLIRDLPTASSIATENGGTSPLGSSMELDEIRSKSPGSASAAVKASSTVPANELVPGDLVLFTTGDRIPADIRITAATDLSIDESNLTGENEPVSKYAEALRTASGRNTPAPKGIEPPRSPFYDAPATGAVGADIRLNEQHNIAFMGTLVRSGYGQGIVISTGAKTEFGSISASLQEIESPRTPLQLSMDRLGQELSYISFGVIGLIVVIGLIQGRKILEMFTIGVSLAVAAIPEGLPIIVTVTLALGVLRMAKRGAIMRRLPSVETLGSVNVVCSDKTGTLTLNHMTVTKMWHFDCAEPFEVQREMISPMAPGPAAQTILRVGNIANNSRLSRMHANSPASASSAAVLSSTVNSDSAAAKSRWVGQPTDVAILDLMDALGEDDVRDRISARVHETPFSSERKWMGVVIGDSGGSNGGPHVAYIKGAVEQVLARSDTYLTKDGREVILDEPRRKTIREAAENMASEGLRVLAFGSGVVRDTFRGGRGFGSRSSPKIVQGDDDERYNGLVFAGLVGMNDPPRKDVHKSIRRLMTGGVRIIMITGDAETTAVAIAKKLGMPVSDSPHARSVIGGDELDRMTAAELSQAIATVSIFARTSPDHKMKIVTALQARGDVVAMTGDGVNDAPALKKADIGISMGKLGTDVAKEAADMILTDDDFSTILRAIEQGKGIFYNIQNFITFQLSTSVAALSLVLLSTTLGFKNPLNAMQILWINILMDGPPAQSLGVEPVDPTIMNRPPRPKTARVLTKPLIQRVLTSAMIIMIGTLSIYIHEMGDLTDVSPVEKRSGVVTAHGTTMTFTCFVLFDMFNALTCRSEGKSVLRGEMPLFGNKMFNYAVLGSLAGQACVIYLPFLQRIFQTEALGFGSLVKLVIIASSVFWVDEGRKYLHTIRHRRGVGSGYSVNV from the exons ATGTCAAGGTCCGCAACACCTTCACTGTCTTTGCGTGATGCATCAAGCGCCGACTTCCTTCGACCTCCCTCCACAACACCTATGACAGGACGGCCAAATGCTCCATCGTTG ACATCCACCTCAACTTATTCGTGGCTCGAGCCTCATGAAACTGCAGAGCGATTACGTACCTCCCTTTTACACGGCCTGACACCCGCCGAGGCAGAGATACGCCTGGCTAGAGATGGACCGAACGAGCTTCCCCACGATGAGCCAGAACCCATCTGGCTGCGGTTTCTGAAACAATTCAAGGAGACGCTgattctccttcttctcggctCTGCTGCAATCTCATTTGTGATGGGTAATTACGACGATGCCATCAGCATTACTCTTGCCGTAACAATTGTTGTGACTGTTGGATTCGTTCAGGAGTATCGGTCGGAGAAGTCGTTGGAAGCATTGAGCCGACTTGTACCCCATTATGCCCATTTGATCCGAGATCTTCCAACAGCTTCCTCCATAGCAACTGAGAATGGCGGTACATCGCCGCTGGGTTCATctatggaattggatgaaaTAAGGAGCAAGAGTCCAGGTTCGGCGTCTGCGGCGGTCAAGGCTTCTTCAACCGTTCCCGCAAACGAACTTGTGCCCGGAGATTTGGTTCTTTTCACTACCGGAGACCGCATTCCTGCCGATATTCGAATTACCGCTGCAACAGATCTCAGCATTGACGAGTCGAACTTAACTGGAGAAAACGAGCCTGTGTCGAAGTATGCGGAAGCTCTGCGCACCGCATCTGGCAGAAACACCCCAGCACCGAAAGGAATAGAGCCCCCTCGATCTCCATTCTACGATGCACCAGCCACGGGTGCTGTTGGTGCTGACATTCGGTTGAACGAGCAGCACAACATCGCGTTCATGGGCACGCTAGTCCGCTCAGGCTATGGCCAGGGCATCGTTATCTCGACCGGCGCCAAGACAGAGTTCGGCAGTATATCAGCTTCGCTACAAGAAATTGAGAGCCCTCGAACACCCCTTCAACTGTCCATGGATCGTTTGGGCCAGGAGCTGAGTTATATCTCTTTCGGTGTCATTGGATTGATCGTGGTTATCGGTCTTATACAAGGCCGGAAGATTCTCGAAATGTTCACAATTGGTGTCTCGCTGGCCGTCGCAGCGATCCCAGAAGGCTTGCCTATCATTGTCACTGTCACACTCGCTCTCGGCGTCCTACGCATGGCTAAGAGGGGGGCGATCATGCGGAGACTTCCCAGTGTTGAGACCCTTGGTTCTGTCAATGTCGTCTGCTCGGATAAGACTGGAACTCTCACGCTTAACCATATGACAGTTACCAAAATGTGGCATTTCGACTGTGCAGAACCATTCGAAGTTCAAAGAGAAATGATCTCGCCGATGGCTCCTGGACCTGCAGCGCAGACTATCCTTCGCGTTGGTAACATTGCAAACAACTCTCGTTTGTCCCGGATGCACGCAAACTCGCCAGCCAGCGCATCTTCTGCGGCTGTACTTTCTTCGACCGTCAACAGTGATTCAGCTGCTGCCAAGAGTCGATGGGTGGGTCAACCCACCGATGTGGCAATCTTGGATCTAATGGATGCCCTGGGAGAGGATGATGTGCGCGATCGTATTAGCGCACGCGTCCACGAGACCCCGTTCAGTTCCGAGCGGAAATGGATGGGTGTTGTAATCGGCGATTCTGGTGGTTCAAATGGAGGTCCCCATGTTGCCTACATCAAAGGTGCTGTCGAACAGGTCCTGGCACGATCGGATACCTATCTCACTAAGGATGGTCGAGAAGTAATCCTAGACGAGCCCCGGCGCAAAACAATTCGGGAAGCGGCAGAAAATATGGCATCCGAGGGTCTTAGAGTCCTCGCATTTGGCAGTGGAGTTGTTCGTGATACGTTTAGAGGTGGCAGAGGCTTTGGAAGTCGGTCTTCCCCGAAAATCGTCCAGGGCGATGATGACGAGCGGTACAATGGCTTGGTCTTTGCTGGCCTAGTGGGTATGAATGACCCGCCGCGTAAAGATGTGCACAAATCTATTCGACGCCTGATGACTGGTGGTGTCAGAATCATCATGATTACTGGTGACGCTGAGACAACAGCTGTGGCCATTGCGAAGAAGCTTGGGATGCCAGTCAGCGATTCCCCGCATGCACGGTCGGTCATTGGAGGCGATGAGCTCGACCGTATGACTGCCGCCGAACTTTCCCAGGCGATTGCAACGGTCTCGATCTTTGCCCGTACGAGCCCGGACCACAAGATGAAGATTGTGACAGCACTTCAGGCCCGCGGCGATGTAGTTGCCATGACTGGTGATGGTGTCAACGATGCGCCCGCTCTGAAGAAAGCCGACATAGGTATTTCCATGGGCAAGCTCGGCACCGACGTTGCCAAGGAGGCAGCGGACATGATTCTGACGGACGACGATTTCTCGACTATCTTGCGGGCAATCGAACAAGGCAAGGGCATCTTCTACAACATTCAGAACTTCATTACGTTCCAGCTTAGTACCAGTGTGGCTGCACTAAGTCTTGTACTGCTGAGCACCACTCTTGGCTTCAAGAATCCGCTGAACGCCATGCAGATCTTGTGGATCA ATATTCTCATGGATGGCCCGCCTGCCCAGTCCCTAGGCGTCGAGCCCGTCGACCCTACCATCATGAACCGCCCGCCACGGCCCAAGACAGCCCGGGTTCTGACCAAACCTCTAATCCAGCGCGTCCTCACTTCAGCTATGATCATAATGATTGGCACATTGTCGATCTATATCCACGAAATGGGCGATCTCACCGACGTCAGCCCAGTCGAAAAGCGCTCTGGTGTCGTCACTGCGCACGGCACCACCATGACATTCACCTGCTTCGTTTTATTCGACATGTTCAATGCATTGACCTGCCGCAGCGAGGGCAAGTCTGTCCTGCGTGGGGAAATGCCACTGTTTGGGAACAAGATGTTTAATTACGCTGTTCTCGGCTCCTTGGCCGGCCAGGCTTGCGTGATCTACCTGCCCTTCCTGCAGCGTATCTTCCAGACCGAGGCTCTCGGCTTCGGGTCCTTGGTCAAGCTGGTCATCATTGCCAGTTCAGTATTCTGGGTGGATGAAGGCCGCAAGTATCTGCATACGATCCGTCATCGGCGTGGGGTGGGTTCCGGTTATAGCGTCAATGTCTGA
- a CDS encoding Protein kinase-like domain, with protein MLKVFPPYKWDRCHPPLRSIDLFKNESRAYNRLKARGFCERGYVPEFYGVVENIDPEAKGWQSDLKKFYDRTFPRGLDPTARPNGVLMEARKLHQLLIEIHEAGIVHLALYPRNMLIQGDTDRVLLIDYDLAQIFDPEHPEHPRFFTRERDLMDDFVEALGRDHNLEKYEETRTMYFE; from the exons ATGCTCAAAGTG TTTCCTCCTTATAAATGGGATAGGTGTCACCCACCGCTCCGTTCTATCGATCTTTTCAAGAACGAGAGCCGCGCATATAATCGATTAAAGGCTCGAGGCTTTTGTGAACGGGGATATGTGCCTGAATTCTATGGCGTGGTTGAGAATATTGACCCCGAGGCGAAGGGCTGGCAATCTGACCTCAAGAAATTCTATGATCGAACTTTCCCTCGGGGTCTTGACCCCACCGCCCGTCCGAATGGTGTCCTCAtgga AGCTCGTAAACTCCACCAGCTCCTGATCGAGATTCATGAGGCTGGGATTGTACACCTTGCTCTCTATCCCCGAAATATGCTGATTCAGGGTGATACTGATCGGGTACTTTTGATCGACTACGACTTGGCACAGATATTTGACCCAGAGCACCCAGAGCACCCCAGATTCTTTACGCGGGAAAGAGATTTGATGGATGACTTCGTGGAAGCGCTG GGCAGAGATCATAATCTGGAGAAGTATGAAGAGACGCGGACGATGTATTTCGAGTGA
- a CDS encoding Ammonium transporter MeaA, producing the protein MAFSGKAPYAPDYASYNWIGAPSNYDLSTNRDLGGDSRTENVNKWFQSGDQAYILVASAMVMIMIPGLAFLYSGLARRKSALSMIWACMASLSVVTFQWYFWGYSLAFSPTATNGYIGNLRNFGLMKTLADPSPGSPLVPNLLYAFYQMQFCGVTAAIVMGAVAERGRLLPAMVFVFIWATIVYCPLAYWAWNVNGWAFKYGVMDYAGGGPVEIGSGFTALAYSMVLGRRQERMMLNFRPHNVSLILLGTILLWFGWLGFNGGSAFGANLRASMASWNTNLTGAFGAITWVLLDWRLARKWSMVGWCSGTISGLVAATPASGFISPWASVILGIVTGIVCNYSTKIKYWIRIDDSMDVLAEHGIAGVVGLLFNAFFGDDAIVGLDGVNTGTGVGGWVIHNYKQLYIQVAYIVATASYSFVMSAIIAYAINLVPGLKLRASEEAELLGMDDDQLGEFAYDYVEVRRDYLAWTPQNHDQLADGHQVPAAQRYGIGEHSEMMLGSSPREVMLEGHSPNGEISQSSRGGSEGDIGMHEIKIAPAPRQAAEQHPAEAQSAEPVVLRPVQEKTEN; encoded by the exons ATGGCGTTCAGCGGGAAAGCCCCATACGCCCCGGATTATGCCTCCTACAATTGGATTGGAGCTCCTTCCAACTACGATCTTTCGACCAATAGAGACCTGGGTGGCGATTCCC GCACCGAGAATGTGAACAAATGGTTTCAATCTGGCGACCAGGCCTACATCCTCGTGGCCTCGGCCATGGTCATGATCATGATCCCCGGTCTCGCCTTTCTGTACTCAGGATTGGCTCGTCGAAAGTCCGCCCTGAGTATGATCTGGGCTTGTATGGCTTCCCTGTCCGTCGTGACCTTCCAGTGGTATTTCTGGGGTTATTCGCTGGCTTTCTCCCCGACTGCGACCAACGGTTATATTGGCAACTTGCGCAACTTTGGTTTAATGAAGACATTGGCTGATCCAAGCCCCGGGTCTCCCCTGGTTCCTAACCTGCTCTATGCGTTCTATCAG ATGCAATTCTGTGGTGTGACTGCAGCTATCGTGATGGGAGCTGTCGCCGAACGCGGTCGGCTTCTTCCTGCCATGGTTTTCGTCTTCATCTGGGCTACAATTGTTTACTGCCCGCTTGCCTACTGGGCCTGGAACGTCAATGGCTGGGCATTCAAGTATGGCGTGATGGATTACGCCGGTGGTGGTCCCGTTGAAATCGGGTCCGGTTTCACAGCTCTGGCCTACTCGATGGTTCTCGGTCGCCGACAGGAACGCATGATGCTTAACTTCCGCCCTCACAACGTCTCTCTCATTCTTCTTGGGACAATTCTTCTCTGGTTCGGCTGGCTCGGTTTCAACGGTGGTTCCGCGTTTGGAGCTAACCTCCGCGCATCCATGGCCTCCTGGAACACCAACCTGACTGGTGCATTCGGCGCCATCACTTGGGTTTTGCTCGATTGGCGTCTGGCTCGCAAGTGGTCGATGGTCGGTTGGTGTTCCGGTACCATCTCGGGCCTGGTAGCTGCAACACCTGCCTCCGGATTTATCTCACCCTGGGCCAGCGTTATCCTCGGCATTGTGACTGGTATCGTCTGCAATTACTCCACCAAGATCAAGTACTGGATCCGGATCGACGACTCGATGGATGTGTTGGCCGAGCACGGCATTGCTGGAGTTGTCGGCCTTCTTTTCAACGCCTTTTTCGGCGACGACGCCATTGTTGGTCTCGATGGTGTCAACACCGGCACCGGTGTCGGCGGCTGGGTCATCCACAACTATAAGCAGCTGTACATTCAGGTCGCCTATATTGTCGCAACCGCCTCCTACTCCTTCGTCATGTCCGCCATTATCGCCTACGCAATTAACCTCGTCCCCGGCCTGAAACTGCGCGCCTCTGAAGAAGCGGAGCTGCTCGGGATGGACGACGACCAGCTGGGCGAGTTCGCCTACGACTACGTCGAAGTCCGTCGTGATTATCTCGCCTGGACCCCTCAGAACCACGACCAGCTTGCAGACGGCCACCAGGTCCCCGCTGCACAGCGTTACGGCATCGGTGAACACAGCGAGATGATGCTTGGTAGCTCGCCGCGCGAGGTGATGCTTGAGGGTCACTCGCCCAATGGTGAGATCAGCCAGAGCAGCCGCGGCGGCAGTGAAGGTGACATCGGCATGCACGAAATCAAGATCGCTCCTGCTCCTCGCCAGGCTGCTGAGCAGCATCCCGCCGAGGCACAGAGTGCTGAGCCCGTTGTGTTGAGGCCGGTTCAAGAGAAGACGGAGAACTAA
- a CDS encoding Conserved oligomeric Golgi complex, subunit 4, with protein sequence MAATANRRNAMPQSPTGTSASPAETSPPPQPDIFNASSVAEIKATLSHLHSQEASVTARLDALVTSQKDLSRELGRLDLMRANIGSHLSTTRSISHGMLSEAAGTADRISSAVRRLDLEQARVKATLEVVEQVAELKACALGVAGSMGAPQDWEKAASYLHRAAQIPASVVHGAFAAEMVPTAEVPDPPSVTLDNAAESLCGLFLREFEKAVKENDGAKITRFFKLFPLIGRSEVGLDVYGRYVCQGVAAKARANINGASGGAPAKDGFFYANALTKLFEHIAQIIDSHGGLVEHHYGPRKMGRVIERLQVEADVQGGIILDTWSDERQVDRKLMDIKSYAFTFLVQSFLPAQRAGPPRSLSPAAGASTATDEEGVDMKEIDGVLNEMAIMLGRWSLYCRFLADTCNPSGDENADDDKRLEPPTFLQESSLAQKINDRLVAPFNAMTTFFFRRSVEKAFQLDESPSGLTLSPHRPLKADPPHITSAIDDIMYIVNKVIQQSLATSQEAVVTNVVPTLSRVLGSDFIGMTQRKMRDECYPRAPVHGGPPAEQITISFLVQINNLDLGVDYIRRIVQNNTGSKPDTTTTEATSHLLTIFANPSTAQNVLQTLQNLSTTFESKATDLLMDGVQVLFNNVLKPRLRPLLADTFRDIEYAPNTNTLEPDNPNSAIDNKELVKPRFTSLWTDLLTPFARILTPSAFDRVLGVTIAYLARLLEKRLWSYGARINALGAARLERDVAGLVGAAVDVGHVSGAPGRYKYRECFARCVQMTLVMGMDEEEWDEVRKGGVAAEVVGKLGREDLIRVRWMVKR encoded by the exons ATGGCTGCAACCGCTAATAGGCGTAATGCCATGCCCCAAAGCCCTACGGGTACCTCTGCCTCGCCTGCAGAGACATCTCCTCCCCCACAGCCCGACATCTTCAACGCCAGCTccgtcgccgagatcaaagccACGCTGTCCCACCTACACTCCCAAGAAGCGTCTGTGACCGCCCGCCTCGATGCCCTGGTAACTTCCCAGAAAGACCTCTCCCGTGAGCTAGGTCGACTGGACCTGATGCGCGCCAACATCGGGAGTCACCTCAGCACAACTCGCTCCATCAGCCATGGAATGCTCTCCGAAGCTGCCGGCACCGCCGATCGGATCTCCAGTGCGGTCCGCCGGCTGGATCTCGAGCAGGCGCGGGTGAAAGCCACGCTTGAGGTTGTTGAGCAGGTGGCCGAGCTTAAGGCCTGTGCGTTGGGCGTGGCGGGATCGATGGGTGCGCCCCAGGACTGGGAGAAAGCCGCTAGCTATCTACACCGCGCCGCTCAGATCCCGGCTTCGGTCGTCCATGGCGCGTTTGCTGCAGAGATGGTTCCTACGGCTGAAGTTCCGGACCCGCCAAGTGTGACCCTGGACAACGCGGCGGAGTCGCTGTGCGGGCTGTTCCTGCGCGAGTTTGAGAAGGCGGTTAAAGAGAATGATGGGGCCAAGATCACGCGCTTCTTCAAACTTTTCCCGCTTATTGGCCGCTCTGAGGTCGGACTCGATGTTTATGGTCGTTATGTGTGCCAGGGTGTCGCGGCCAAGGCTCGGGCTAACATCAACGGGGCTTCCGGAGGTGCTCCGGCTAAGGATGGTTTCTTCTATGCCAATGCGCTTACCAAGCTGTTTGAGCACATTGCGCAGATTATTGATAGCCATGGTGGGCTTGTTGAGCACCACTATGGCCCCCGGAAGATGGGACGGGTCATTGAACGACTACAAGTCGAGGCCGATGTACAGGGTGGTATTATTCTTGATACTTGGAGTGATGAGCGACAAGTGGATCGCAAATTGATGGATATTAAATCCTATGCTTTCACCTTCCTGGTGCAGAGTTTCCTTCCGGCGCAGCGAGCAGGTCCGCCTCGCTCACTATCCCCTGCCGCTGGGGCGAGCACCGCTACCGACGAGGAGGGGGTGGACATGAAAGAGATCGATGGTGTCTTGAACGAAATGGCTATCATGTTGGGCCGGTGGTCGCTGTACTGTCGGTTCCTGGCTGATACATGTAAT CCTTCGGGTGATGAAAATGCAGACGACGATAAGCGACTCGAGCCTCCCACCTTCCTGCAAGAATCATCTCTGGCCCAAAAGATCAATGATCGCCTGGTGGCCCCCTTCAACGCAATGACAACCTTCTTCTTCCGCCGCTCCGTCGAGAAAGCTTTCCAACTAGACGAGTCCCCATCAGGCCTCACGCTGAGCCCCCATCGTCCACTGAAAGCCGACCCACCACACATTACCTCAGCCATCGACGACATAATGTACATCGTCAACAAAGTCATCCAGCAGTCACTCGCAACCTCCCAAGAAGCCGTCGTGACAAACGTAGTCCCAACGCTCTCCCGCGTCCTAGGCTCCGATTTCATCGGCATGACACAGCGCAAGATGCGCGACGAGTGCTACCCACGCGCCCCAGTCCACGGCGGCCCACCCGCCGAACAAATCACAATCTCCTTCCTAGTTCAAATCAACAACCTCGACCTGGGAGTCGACTACATCCGACGAATCGTGCAAAATAATACGGGCTCAAAACCAGATACCACGACCACGGAAGCAACCTCCCACCTCCTCACAATCTTCGCCAACCCCAGCACCGCCCAAAATGTGCTCCAGACCCTCCAAAACCTCTCAACAACCTTCGAAAGCAAAGCAACTGACCTTCTCATGGACGGAGTCCAAGTACTCTTCAACAACGTCCTTAAACCACGCCTCCGACCTCTCCTCGCAGACACCTTCCGGGATATCGAATATGCCCCCAACACCAACACCCTCGAACCCGACAATCCAAACTCGGCCATTGACAACAAAGAACTTGTCAAACCGCGCTTCACATCCTTATGGACCGATCTATTAACTCCATTCGCACGGATCCTCACCCCCTCGGCCTTTGACCGCGTCCTCGGCGTAACGATCGCGTATCTAGCCCGTCTACTAGAAAAAAGACTGTGGTCGTACGGGGCGCGGATCAACGCGCTTGGCGCGGCGCGGCTTGAGAGGGATGTTGCTGGACTTGTCGGTGCTGCTGTTGATGTTGGGCATGTTTCCGGCGCGCCGGGAAGATATAAATACCGGGAGTGTTTTGCGCGGTGTGTGCAGATGACGCTTGTTATGGGGATGGATGAGGAGGAGTGGGATGAAGTTCGAAAGGGTGGAGTTGCCGCGGAGGTTGTTGGGAAGCTTGGGAGAGAGGATTTGATTCGGGTTCGGTGGATGGTTAAGCGGTAG
- a CDS encoding SIR2 family histone deacetylase, putative, which translates to MGNESSTEVDEFTSPTALEARTIEAVAKYVKTHNVKKVVVMVGAGISTSAGIPDFRSPDTGIYANLANLDLPEPEAVFDIGFFRHNPKPFYALAHELYPGRYRPTIVHSFIKLLYDKGMLLKHFTQNIDCLERQAGVPGEKIIEAHGSFASQRCIECKEIFPDEEMHQMVFKAEVPHCHKCNGLVKPDIVFFGEALPSEFFDSRFLPEEADLCIIMGTSLSVQPFASLPSMVSPGVPRVLINMERVGGLGSRSDDVLVIGDCDAGVRKFAKALGWEEELEVLWEETNPDPQKRAEENAPLKTRDERLQDEVDRLTEEVDRTLGLTDAYQNKVREKLAHEAHRQSGGLDHVFPHLTRQLS; encoded by the exons ATGGGTAACGAATCGTCGACTGAGGTGGATGAATTCACGTCCCCCACGGCACTTGAGGCGCGTACCATCGAGGCGGTGGCCAAATACGTTAAAACGCACAATGTGAAGAAAGTTGTGGTGATG GTGGGAGCGGGCATCAGCACTTCAGCAGGCATCCCAGACTTTCGTTCACCTGACACGGGAATCTACGCCAACCTGGCCAATCTAGATCTACCAGAGCCCGAGGCAGTCTTCGACATTGGTTTCTTCCGACATAATCCTAAACCTTTTTATGCGCTGGCGCACGAGCTGTACCCTGGACGCTACCGCCCGACCATTGTGCACTCTTTCATCAAACTACTTTACGACAAAGGGATGCTACTGAAGCATTTTACTCAAAATATTGACTGCCTTGAGCGCCAGGCAGGCGTGCCAGGCGAGAAGATTATCGAAGCCCATGGCAGTTTTGCGTCACAGCGTTGCATTGAATGCAAGGAGATCTTCCCAGACGAGGAGATGCACCAGATGGTATTCAAGGCCGAAGTACCCCACTGCCACAAGTGCAACGGTCTGGTCAAGCCAGACATTGTGTTCTTTGGTGAAGCTTTGCCATCTGAGTTCTTTGATAGCCGTTTTCTCCCCGAAGAGGCCGATCTCTGCATTATTATGGGAACTAGTCTGTCCGTTCAGCCATTTGCCAGTCTGCCTTCGATGGTTAGTCCAGGTGTACCTCGTGTGCTCATCAACATGGAGCGTGTCGGTGGGCTTGGATCACGGAGTGATGATGTGTTGGTGATTGGGGACTGTGATGCTGGAGTACGCAAGTTTGCAAAGGCTCTGGGATGGGAAGAGGAATTGGAGGTGCTGTGGGAGGAAACCAACCCAGACCCGCAGAAAAGGGCGGAGGAGAATGCCCCGCTAAAGACGCGAGATGAACGGCTGCAAGACGAAGTGGACCGACTAACGGAGGAGGTCGATCGAACTCTGGGGTTGACCGATGCGTATCAGAATAAAGTACGTGAAAAGCTGGCACACGAGGCACACCGCCAATCTGGGGGTCTGGATCATGTTTTCCCCCATTTGACGCGTCAGCTGTCATAA